The region TATTAATTTTAGATTGATTCATTCGATTACAAAAGGCAAGGAGAACTCGAGCACCCGATTCAAGGTGGTTTTGGAGCCCAGCGAGGATTGTGGTTATACGGTTTACGTTCCCTCGCTGCCAGGCTGTGTCAGTGAAGGCGAAACCACCGCAGAGGCGTTGGCGAATATCCCGGAAGCCATCGCATTGTATCTTGAACCAGTTGAAGATGATTAGGTGGGTTGGGAAGTCAAAGCCAGAATAAAATTTCAAATTCTTATCACCAACGGATAGATTAAGACCAACGGATGAAAAAACAAAAAGCCTTATCCGTTGGCGTTAATCTATCCGTTGGAGCCGCGCGAGGGGCTGCGGTTTTCCGCTTGTCTGAGAATCCGCTGTGATCTATTATGAATGAGCTCTTTGCTTTAAAGGCAAAGCTTTTCACGCAAGGACGCAAAGCTGCAGAGGTTCCGCAAAGAAAAATTTTGCGGGTTCTTTGCGCTTTCGCGTCTATGCGTGAGGCTTTTTCTTTTTGGTTCCGGCGCATCCGGTTTAGGTATTGTAGGAGAACGTTATCAATACCAACTGAATGGCTACACCTCCCCACTTTCACCCAACCAAAATCACCGCCAGGCGCTTCGGCCCATGCGCGCCCAGCACGAGAATTTTCTCGATGTCGGCCGTGCGGCTCGGCCCGGTGATCACCGTTAATGCGCTGGTCAAGCGTTCCCGCCCGGATTTGCGAAAATTCGCAATTGCGCCATCCAATGAATCCACCAGTTGATCAAGCGTGGCAATCGCAATGTGAAACGGCGGCAGCACCGAGAGCCGCCGCCCGCCGTTGCCGGCGGAACTGACGACAATGCTGCCGGTGCGCGCGACCAGAGATTCCACCGTCGTGATACCCGCCTTATAATGCGCAAACTCGCGCGCGGCAATGTTTTCTGTTTGCACGGCAATATTCGCCTGCAACCACGGCTCCTGTCGCATGATTTCTTCCAGCAACACCGAAGCATGCCGCAGAAATTGCGGCCTTCCTGCCTCTTTGTGATCGTGATGCGCCAACGGCATCAGCAAAGCCTGCAATTGCGTTGCGGCTTCGTGCGTGTTGGCAACGCGATAGAATTCTGCTTTGAGCAACGCCAATTTATCCGCGAAAGCCGTGATTGCTTCCGCTTGATTTTCCGCCTGCCACACGAATATCTCACCATCACTCTGTGACGGCAGGAAGTGGCCGGCCGGCGCAGCGGTGCGCAATCGTTTCAAAATTCTTTCACGACTTGTTTTCATGCTCGGCCCACAATTCATGAAAAGATTTCACACTCAATTCCGGCGGCGTTTCGCCGGAGCGGAAAAACAAGCGTTGCAGCGGCCGCAGCCGGAGGAGCCACGTGCGCATGCTCTGCAAGCGCCGGCTATCGGACATCGCCCAGGCATAGACGCGCATGGCGGCATGCCAAAACTTGGAGAGATGATACCGGTGAACCGCCTCATAGCGATTCTCCAGCAACAGATGATGAATGTCGATATGTACCGGACACACATCGCTGCATGCCCCGCACAAAGACGAGGCGGCTGCGAGATGTTGAAATTTAGCAAAGCCGTTGTAATGCGGCGTGATCACCGAACCGATCGGACCTTGATAGGTGGTGTTGTAGCTGTGCCCGCCGATCGTGTGAAAAACCGGACAGGCATTCAAACACGCGCCGCAGCGAATGCAGCGCAGAATTTCACGGAACTTTTCTTGTTGATAAAGCGCGGAACGGCCGTTGTCGAGCAGAATCACGTGCATCTCGGTCGGGCCGTCGCTTTCATTGAAATGGCGCGGGCCGAACACAATTGAGTTGTAACTCGTGATCTCCTGCCCGGTGCCGCTGGTCGCGAGCAGCGGCAAAAATAAACTCAAATCCGAGAAGCGTGGCAGCATTTTTTCAATACCGGCAATCACAACATGTACCGGCGGACAAGCCATGCTCAACCGGGCATTGCCTTCGTTTTCCGTGACCACAATGGCGCCGAGATCGGCAATCAAGAAGTTCGCGCCGGTGATGCCGATGCCGCTGGTGAGATAAACATCGCGCAAATGCCGGCGCGCGATCATGGTCAGTTCTTCGGCGTTGTCGGTGAGCGGGGCCTTCAGCCTGTCATGAAACAGCCGGCTGATTTCCTCTTTGCTCTTATGCATCGCGGGCGTCACGATGTGATACGGCTTTTCGTTATTGAGCTGCACGATCAACTCGCCGAGATCACTTTCCCAAACCTCCACGCCGATTTTCTCAAGATTTTCGTTCAGGTGAATCTCTTCCGTGGTCATGGATTTGGATTTGACCACACGCTTGACTTGATGCTTCTGCGCCAATGCTTTGACATAGGAAGCCGCGTCCGTTGCGGTTTCGGCCCAAAAAACCTTGCCGCCGGCAGCCAGAAAGTTTTTTTCGAATTGCTCGAGCAGATCGGGTAAATGGGCCAGCGTTTCATTTTTGATGGCAGCCGCCAGCGCGCGCGCATGCCCCCAATTTTTGAATTGCCGGGTCTTGGTCGCGTTCACTTGCAGATCATAGCTCGCGATCGCTTTGTCAAGCTTCTGGCGATGTGCCGCATCGTTCGCCTTGACGGCAGAGCGGTGAAGAAAATGTTGGTATTCAGACATGCGCTTCCATTGTTTTCCATTTACTCATAGAGTCTGTCATTTCGATGGAATCTTGTGAAGCCCTGGCGTATCCGGTATTCTTTCTGTCGTCATTATTCCGAGCAAATGCGACAACTGAACCGCTGTCATTTCTATGCGATGCCTTTGCCCTGCCGGGCTTTTTGACATGTGACATAGTTGAGTTAACTTGCATTCACGTTCGATCCAAAACTTCCGCCAAATGCAGAATCTGCAAACCGCTGCGCCGGCTTTGCGCCTCGCGCCGCATTTGCATCAAGCAACCGGGATCATTGGTTACTATTGCCTCCGCACCCAGCGCTTCGTAACGCTGCAAGCGGCTCGCCGCCATGCTCGAAGCTATCGGCGCGAATTTAAAGGAGAACAGCCCGCCAAAGCCGCAGCATACCGGCTCCTCGTTTGTTTCGAGAAGTTGCAGATCTTGTACGTTGCGCAGCAAGGCGATCGGCTCGTTCAGCAAACGCAATTCCCGATAACTGTGACAGGAATTGTGAAAGAACACTTTGTGCGGAAAACGCGCGCCCAGTGCCGTCACGCCCAGGCGTTTCACCAGGAATTCCGAGAATTCAAACACGTGCTGGCCAAGCGCAGTTGCTTCCGCCTGCCGCGCATGATTCGCAAAAAGCATGGGATAGAAATTCCTCACCATCGCGACGCAGGAGCCTGAGGGCGCAACGATGGCCTCTTTCCCTGCGAATATGTCGAGAAAATGTTCGGCGACACGGCGCGCCTCGTCGCGATAGCCGGTGTTAAAGGCGGGCTGGCCGCAACAGGTTTGCCGCTGGTCATATTCAACCTGCACACCAGCGCGGCGCAGCACATTGGCCATGTGCATGCCGATTTCGGGATAGAGTTGATCAACCAGGCAGGGAATAAACAACGCAACGGTTTGTGGCATGAGGTAGCGATGGGTGTGGTGGTTTTAATCCGCCCGCGAACTGCCCGGGCGAACACGTTTCAAACGGGTGAAGGTTTCATCACCAAAGCCGTGAAGCAGAGCAGCAGGTGGCGCTTGATACGATCAGCACGGCGGTGATAGTTTGGGCGAAACTCAAAGCCGGTTTGGGGTTGCGAAAGGCCGGCTCAACCTTACAACGCCGGCTCGCGAGAACTCTGGAAGTTTTTGTTCGCAAAGTTGAATTGGGTTTCAAAAAAGGGCTGTTCTATTCAAAAGGATCGTTCTCCGCCGCTTCCGGCATAACCACGCGCAGGCCGTCTTCCGGTTTGATCACTTCCCAGCCTTTTTGCGGATTCACGTAAATCGTCTTCAAGCCCGGCGGCATGATGAACGCGCGGCCGGGATAAAGCGCATTCGCGCGCTTCATGAAATTCGCCCAAATCGGCGCGCCGCCGCGGCTGCCGTCCACCCCGCGTTTTTCGCGCGTGCGCATTTGTGCATCGCGATCGTAGCCCACCCACACGGCAGTCGAAAGGCTTGTCGTGAAGCCGGTAAACCACGCATCGGTATACTCCGTGCTGGTGCCGGTTTTTCCGGCGGCCGGCGCGTCGAATCCCAATGCGCGCACCACGCGGCCGGTGCCGCCTTCGATGACGCCCATCATCATGTCCAACATTTGATACGTCACAGCCGGTTCGAAACGCGTTTCGCCAAAGCTGTATTCACGATCGAGAATCACGCCGTTGAGATCTTCAACGCGTTTGATGAGAATCGGGCGATGATACACGCCGTTGTTGGCAATCACGGCATAGGCCGCCGCCAGTTCCAGCGGCGACATGCCGGCCGTGCCAAGCGCGAGTGAGATGACTTCTTCAATGGGCGTCGAGATACCCATACGCCGCGCGGTTTCAATCACTTTTGCCGGCGTGACTTCTGCGGTAAGCTGCGCTGAAATGACATTGAGCGATTGCATGAGCGCCGCTTTCAATACCATCTCACCGTGATACTGGCGGTCGAAATTGCGCGGGCGATAGGGCCGGTTATTGGCGTCGCGCAAGGTGGTGACGGTATCATGCACGATCGTGCGCGGCGTCAGGCGCAGTTGCTCGAGCGCCGTCAAATATACGAAAGGCTTGATGCACGAGCCGACGTGGCGATTCGCTTCCACCGCGCGATTGAAGCCGGCCGGCACATAGCGCCGGCTGCCCACCAGCGCTTTGACTTCACCGGTCGTCACCGAAATCGCGACCAACGCGCTTTGCAGCGGCATGCCGGTCGAGTCAAGATCAGCTTCCAATTTAAGCGTGCCCGCCTCGATTTCCTGCTCAGCGATTGCTTGCAACGCCGGATCAAGCGTGGTATAGATGCGCAATCCGCCATACTGCACCGGCTCGCGGCCGTAACGTTCTTGCGCTTCGGTGATCACATAATCTATAAAATCGTTGCCGAGCGAGCGCCGTTGTGAGAGATAAACCGAATCTGTGGAAGCTTGGGCAAAGCCTGATTCATC is a window of Cytophagia bacterium CHB2 DNA encoding:
- a CDS encoding type II toxin-antitoxin system HicB family antitoxin — encoded protein: MTKGKENSSTRFKVVLEPSEDCGYTVYVPSLPGCVSEGETTAEALANIPEAIALYLEPVEDD
- a CDS encoding iron-sulfur cluster-binding protein; the protein is MSEYQHFLHRSAVKANDAAHRQKLDKAIASYDLQVNATKTRQFKNWGHARALAAAIKNETLAHLPDLLEQFEKNFLAAGGKVFWAETATDAASYVKALAQKHQVKRVVKSKSMTTEEIHLNENLEKIGVEVWESDLGELIVQLNNEKPYHIVTPAMHKSKEEISRLFHDRLKAPLTDNAEELTMIARRHLRDVYLTSGIGITGANFLIADLGAIVVTENEGNARLSMACPPVHVVIAGIEKMLPRFSDLSLFLPLLATSGTGQEITSYNSIVFGPRHFNESDGPTEMHVILLDNGRSALYQQEKFREILRCIRCGACLNACPVFHTIGGHSYNTTYQGPIGSVITPHYNGFAKFQHLAAASSLCGACSDVCPVHIDIHHLLLENRYEAVHRYHLSKFWHAAMRVYAWAMSDSRRLQSMRTWLLRLRPLQRLFFRSGETPPELSVKSFHELWAEHENKS
- a CDS encoding (Fe-S)-binding protein; its protein translation is MPQTVALFIPCLVDQLYPEIGMHMANVLRRAGVQVEYDQRQTCCGQPAFNTGYRDEARRVAEHFLDIFAGKEAIVAPSGSCVAMVRNFYPMLFANHARQAEATALGQHVFEFSEFLVKRLGVTALGARFPHKVFFHNSCHSYRELRLLNEPIALLRNVQDLQLLETNEEPVCCGFGGLFSFKFAPIASSMAASRLQRYEALGAEAIVTNDPGCLMQMRREAQSRRSGLQILHLAEVLDRT
- a CDS encoding penicillin-binding protein, yielding MRAQILYSLMLVVASLILLGMALFFVVLSDLPYIPNDLRSLVYARPTEIYAADGTLVQRLGGRTYVSLDKISPNFLNAVIATEDGDFYRHRGIDKLGLLRGAYRSLAGHPLQSGSTITQQLSKYLFFSFQKSFGRKLKEILISLQLEATFSKKEILEAYCNLIYFGGAAHGVEDAARQYFNKSAADLSVPEAAMLAGILNSPQSLNPFSHFDRAKARQRLVLRRMVKEGYLDESGFAQASTDSVYLSQRRSLGNDFIDYVITEAQERYGREPVQYGGLRIYTTLDPALQAIAEQEIEAGTLKLEADLDSTGMPLQSALVAISVTTGEVKALVGSRRYVPAGFNRAVEANRHVGSCIKPFVYLTALEQLRLTPRTIVHDTVTTLRDANNRPYRPRNFDRQYHGEMVLKAALMQSLNVISAQLTAEVTPAKVIETARRMGISTPIEEVISLALGTAGMSPLELAAAYAVIANNGVYHRPILIKRVEDLNGVILDREYSFGETRFEPAVTYQMLDMMMGVIEGGTGRVVRALGFDAPAAGKTGTSTEYTDAWFTGFTTSLSTAVWVGYDRDAQMRTREKRGVDGSRGGAPIWANFMKRANALYPGRAFIMPPGLKTIYVNPQKGWEVIKPEDGLRVVMPEAAENDPFE